The following are encoded together in the Macrobrachium nipponense isolate FS-2020 chromosome 14, ASM1510439v2, whole genome shotgun sequence genome:
- the LOC135226391 gene encoding eukaryotic translation initiation factor 3 subunit L-like, with protein sequence MYNEFVDEYDSYPLEATDNYHYSERIDGEYGERGGHYPTYAIPEEVKKYITYFRDAIRDGNVYDIPSLYIDFNRLTEEYYKTQSWPDVEDLYGNKLVEQAGLDDIFLILYRELYYRHIYARVQGGPTIPQRFESYYNYCNLFNYILSAETPVPLELPNQWLWEIIDEFIYQFQSFSQSRSKLGKKSEPEIELLKESPKIWNVHSVLNVLHCLVDKSNINRQLEVYTSGGDPDSVAGEFGRHPLYKMLGYFSLIGLLRLHSLLGDYYQAIKVLENIELNKKSMYSRVPACQITTYYYVGFAYMMMRRYADAIRTFSNILVYIQRTKAMFQTRNYQNDQINKQTEQMYTLLAICMVLHPQRIDEAVQSSLREKTLAEKMSRMSRNDTQEFTACFTFACPKFLSPVPPPFDSNLTNYHREPFQQQLKVFLDEVQQQQQISVMRSYLKLYTTMPMEKMATFQEMTEDDFRNALLCFKHKMRNMVWTKGTSGLQGDFQSDSEVDFFIDRNMIHIADTKVAQRYGDFFIRQIHKLEEVNRSLAKVKV encoded by the exons ATGTACAACGAATTCGTCGACGAG TATGATAGTTATCCTCTGGAGGCCACGGATAACTATCATTATTCGGAACGAATTGATGGTGAATATGGTGAGCGGGGGGGCCATTACCCCACATATGCCATACCTGAAGAGGTGAAGAAATACATCACCTATTTCCGTGATGCCATCCGAGATGGAAATGTGTATGACATACCTTCACTTTACATTGA TTTTAACCGCTTGACAGAGGAGTATTATAAAACACAGTCCTGGCCTGATGTTGAAGATCTGTATGGAAATAAACTTGTGGAGCAGGCTGGTTTGGATGACATCTTCCTTATACTCTATCGGGAGTTATATTATCGGCACATCTATGCAAGAGTCCAAGGTGGGCCAACTATACCACAACGGTTCGAGTCCTACTACAATTATTGCAATCTCTTCAACTATATTTTGA gTGCTGAGACTCCTGTTCCTCTAGAGCTTCCCAACCAGTGGCTCTGGGAGATCATTGATGAATTCATCTACCAGTTCCAGTCCTTCTCTCAGTCCAGGTCCAAGCTGGGCAAGAAAAGTGAACCTGAGATTGAGTTGCTGAAAGAATCCCCAAAGATCTGGAATGTACATTCTGTACTTAATGTTCTCCATTGTCTTGTGGATAAAAGCAATATCAACAGACAGCTTGAG GTGTACACTAGTGGTGGAGATCCAGACAGTGTTGCTGGAGAGTTTGGACGTCATCCTTTGTACAAGATGTTGGGATATTTTTCACTGATTGGTCTGCTCCGCCTCCACTCACTTCTTGGAGATTATTACCAAGCTATCAAG GTTCTGGAAAATATTGAGCTGAACAAGAAGTCCATGTATTCTCGTGTGCCAGCCTGTCAGATCACAACCTACTATTATGTTGGCTTTGCTTACATGATGATGCGAAGATATGCAGATGCTATACGTACATTCTCAAACATCTTGGTGTACATTCAACGTACGAAGGCAATGTTTCAGACTAGAAATTACCAGAATGATCAGATAAATAAACAG ACAGAGCAAATGTATACCCTTCTTGCTATATGCATGGTGCTCCATCCTCAGAGAATAGATGAAGCTGTACAGTCTTCATTGAGAGAGAAAACTTTGGCTGAGAAAATGTCTCGCATGTCG cGTAATGACACTCAAGAGTTCACGGCTTGTTTCACATTTGCTTGTCCTAAATTCTTGAGCCCTGTCCCTCCACCTTTTGATTCAAATCTAACCAACTATCACAGAGAGCCCTTCCAGCAGCAATTGAAG gtATTCTTAGACGAagttcagcagcagcagcagatcaGTGTGATGCGTTCTTACCTCAAGCTCTACACCACAATGCCGATGGAGAAGATGGCCACTTTCCAAGAAATGACCGAGGATGATTTCCGCAATGCTTTGTTGTGCTTTAAACACAAAATGCGCAACATGGTTTGGACCAAGGGAACATCTGGGCTACAAGGTGATTTCCAGAGTGACTCTGAG GTCGACTTCTTCATTGACCGAAATATGATCCACATCGCAGATACGAAAGTTGCACAGAGGTATGGTGACTTCTTTATCAGACAGATTCACAAGCTAGAAGAAGTAAATCGATCCCTGGCTAAGGTTAAAGTTTAA
- the LOC135226392 gene encoding ubiquitin-conjugating enzyme E2 T-like, with the protein MAVRLGRLKKECQQLLESPPVGVSCWPEADDLTTFTAVIFGEEGTVYDGGVFKLEVEVPEKYPFQPPNVRFITKIYHPNIDSVGRICLDVLKLPPNGSWRPMHNLSSVLTSVRLLMASPNPNDPLMTDIAEEYQFKKTQYEATAREWTLKFAKSEDQCEKLSRAGSSKSEKRPLESEEKEEGKSLNKKTKS; encoded by the exons ATGGCTGTCCGCCTGGGACGtttaaaaaaagaatgccaaCAGTTGCTTGAATCCCCTCCTGTTGGAGTTTCTTGTTGGCCTGAAGCAGATGATCTCACTACTTTCACAGCAG ttatctttGGTGAAGAAGGCACTGTATATGATGGTGGTGTGTTCAAGCTGGAAGTTGAAGTTCCAGAGAA ATATCCGTTCCAGCCACCAAATGTACGcttcattacaaaaatataccaCCCCAACATAGACTCTGTTGGACGTATTTGTCTTGATGTTTTAAAATTACCGCCTAATGGTAGTTGGCGGCCCATGCATAACCTTTCCAGTGTATTAACATCAGTTCGGCTTCTTATGGCAAGTCCAAATCCAAACGATCCCTTGATGACTGATATT GCAGAAGAATACCAATTCAAGAAGACCCAGTATGAAGCAACGGCTCGTGAATGGACTTTGAAGTTTGCCAAGAGTGAA GATCAGTGTGAAAAATTGTCAAGAGCTGGAAGCTCAAAATCAGAGAAGCGACCCCTGGAatcagaagagaaagaggaagggaagtccttaaataaaaaaacaaaatcctga